The Zootoca vivipara chromosome 4, rZooViv1.1, whole genome shotgun sequence genome has a segment encoding these proteins:
- the LOC118085009 gene encoding olfactory receptor 52P1-like, with protein sequence MSASGSTYNGTLHPSIFLLLGIPGLEAAHVWLATPLCFIYVVTVLGNCTIMFVIWVEEILHEPMYLFLCMLAVIDLAGSTTVVPKMLCLFWFGSREIRFEACLTQMFCIHALSIIESAVLLAMAFDRYMAICQPLRYAAILTNPAIVKIGCLAVARGAILTAPFPILASRLPYCRTNVVPHTYCEHMGIVRLACAGTVISNMYGLTVALLVVGLDLMFIGVSYAKIIVTVLRLPSREAQAKAFNTCGSHICVIVLAYTPALFSFLTHRFGHNVAPYIHILIGNFYILVPPFCNPIVYGVKTKLIREKVVSLLLRRKDVS encoded by the coding sequence ATGTCTGCCTCTGGCAGCACCTACAATGGCACCCTACACCCTTCAATCTTCCTCCTGCTGGGGATCCCAGGGCTGGAGGCGGCCCACGTCTGGCTGGCCACCCCCCTCTGCTTCATCTACGTGGTGACCGTGTTGGGGAACTGCACCATCATGTTCGTCATCTGGGTGGAAGAGATCTTGCATGAGCCCATGTACTTATTCCTCTGCATGCTGGCTGTCATTGACCTGGCTGGATCTACCACCGTTGTGCCCAAAATGCTTTGCCTCTTCTGGTTTGGCTCACGAGAGATTCGCTTCGAAGCCTGCTTGACGCAGATGTTCTGCATCCATGCGCTGTCCATCATCGAGTCAGCCGTTTTGTTGGCCATGGCCTTTGACCGCTACATGGCCATCTGCCAGCCACTGCGCTATGCGGCCATCCTCACAAATCCTGCCATCGTGAAGATTGGCTGCTTGGCAGTTGCCAGGGGAGCCATTCTGACTGCCCCATTCCCCATCCTTGCCAGCAGGCTGCCCTACTGCCGAACCAATGTCGTCCCCCACACCTACTGTGAGCACATGGGCATCGTCAGGCTGGCCTGCGCTGGCACTGTGATCAGTAACATGTACGGCTTGACCGTGGCCTTGCTGGTGGTGGGTCTGGATTTAATGTTCATCGGTGTGTCCTATGCAAAGATCATTGTGACCGTGCTGAGGCTGCCATCTCGGGAGGCCCAGGCCAAGGCCTTCAACACCTGTGGCTCCCACATCTGTGTGATTGTCTTGGCCTACACACCtgccctcttctccttcctcacaCACCGCTTTGGCCACAACGTGGCCCCCTACATTCATATCCTCATCGGCAACTTCTATATTCTGGTGCCTCCCTTCTGCAATCCTATTGTCTATGGTGTGAAGACCAAGCTGATCCGTGAAAAGGTGGTCAGCTTACTCCTGAGGAGAAAAGAtgtctcctaa